One genomic region from Phycisphaerae bacterium encodes:
- a CDS encoding TonB-dependent receptor, with amino-acid sequence MSDQTMTRVGMVCMILAVLWPLQTPLGAAETPASSPVLEDIDLLTLEVPVVVTGATRRAQKIEDLPYAVSVITAREIELAGARSVPDALRLVPGVDVAELAYGFYSVSPRGFYANQGSQSLILVDGREIFDSFLGGTFWGSWPFKLEDIERIEVIRGPAGVTWGANATNGLINIVTKDPADQLGLTFDSRAGSRGVNREYVGYGFQDGALRMRVSGEHEGSDGFREGGSLLRGLNDYYEAGRFSLYGVADLGIDDTLTFSAGSALVDGIYPTSLGHGFFGIQSPGSRANYAMARWDHRIEHDNAWSLTGYINEFHHNFGGNAYDVQYQQAALQLNHTFKPAENHTLVWGVDTLLDHADGSNADPYFLVQNHLWTGNIGIYIADDWRLAPQWTLSLGGRVDYECYGGFEPSARAALSYEPDEDSLIYGAVSRAYKMPAAGLRYINMQLLNGLMHMQADKDIANVHLLAYELGYRRRNIADCVDFNANVYWHEYNHTGAFSTQLGWPELILTNFSEAGASSTYGVELGSTWRLSEKLTAQANYTFQMLSWRADDAPDFSLAVESITPPKHKAMIGLNYKATEDLTLSSHAYYVDAVRTPNSDNPFGTLSASPYIRLDLRAEHEFWNDRASIAVGVSNLLDPGHYEGRSKFYAQAEVPRMVYAELRIHFD; translated from the coding sequence GTGAGCGATCAAACTATGACCAGAGTCGGAATGGTGTGCATGATCCTGGCGGTTCTTTGGCCGCTCCAGACGCCGTTGGGCGCGGCCGAGACACCGGCCTCGTCGCCCGTCCTGGAGGACATCGACCTGTTGACCCTGGAGGTTCCGGTCGTCGTCACCGGCGCCACCCGGCGGGCCCAGAAAATCGAAGATCTGCCGTACGCGGTCAGCGTCATCACCGCCCGGGAGATTGAACTGGCCGGAGCCCGGTCGGTGCCCGACGCCCTGCGTCTGGTTCCCGGCGTGGACGTGGCGGAACTGGCCTACGGCTTCTACTCCGTCTCGCCGCGCGGCTTCTACGCCAACCAGGGCAGCCAGAGCCTTATTCTCGTGGACGGCCGCGAGATCTTCGACTCGTTCCTCGGCGGCACCTTCTGGGGAAGCTGGCCGTTCAAGCTCGAGGACATCGAGCGGATCGAGGTCATCCGCGGGCCGGCCGGAGTCACGTGGGGAGCCAATGCGACCAACGGCCTGATCAACATCGTGACCAAGGATCCGGCCGACCAGCTTGGGTTGACCTTCGACTCGCGGGCCGGCTCACGGGGCGTCAACCGTGAATACGTCGGCTACGGTTTTCAGGACGGGGCTCTGCGGATGCGGGTCTCCGGCGAGCACGAGGGCAGCGATGGGTTCCGCGAGGGCGGATCGCTCCTGCGAGGCCTGAACGACTATTACGAGGCGGGGCGCTTCAGCCTCTATGGGGTCGCCGACCTCGGCATCGACGACACGCTCACCTTCTCGGCCGGCAGCGCACTGGTCGACGGGATCTATCCCACGTCCCTCGGGCACGGGTTCTTCGGCATCCAGAGCCCCGGCTCGCGGGCCAACTACGCCATGGCCCGGTGGGACCATCGCATCGAGCACGACAACGCCTGGAGCCTGACCGGCTACATCAACGAATTTCACCACAACTTCGGCGGCAACGCCTACGACGTTCAGTACCAGCAGGCGGCCCTGCAGCTCAATCACACCTTCAAACCCGCGGAAAACCACACGCTGGTGTGGGGCGTCGACACGCTGCTCGACCACGCCGACGGATCGAACGCCGATCCGTACTTCCTGGTCCAGAACCACCTGTGGACCGGCAACATCGGCATCTACATTGCCGATGATTGGCGGCTCGCTCCGCAATGGACGTTGAGCCTGGGCGGGCGGGTCGACTATGAGTGCTATGGCGGTTTCGAGCCCAGCGCGAGGGCGGCTCTCTCCTACGAGCCGGACGAGGACTCGCTGATCTACGGAGCCGTCTCGCGGGCCTACAAGATGCCCGCAGCCGGCCTGCGCTACATCAACATGCAGCTGCTCAACGGCCTGATGCACATGCAGGCGGACAAGGACATAGCCAACGTCCACCTGCTGGCCTACGAACTGGGCTACCGCCGCCGGAATATCGCCGATTGCGTCGATTTCAACGCCAACGTCTACTGGCACGAGTACAACCATACGGGCGCGTTTTCCACTCAACTCGGCTGGCCCGAGCTGATCCTGACGAATTTCAGCGAGGCCGGCGCGTCCTCCACCTACGGCGTGGAACTGGGCTCCACCTGGAGGCTCAGCGAGAAACTCACCGCTCAGGCCAACTACACCTTCCAGATGCTCAGTTGGCGGGCCGATGACGCACCCGATTTTTCCCTGGCCGTCGAGTCGATCACGCCGCCCAAGCATAAGGCCATGATCGGCCTGAACTACAAGGCCACCGAGGACTTGACGCTCTCCTCTCACGCCTACTACGTCGATGCCGTCCGGACCCCCAATTCCGACAATCCCTTCGGCACCCTCTCGGCCAGTCCGTACATCCGCCTCGACCTCCGCGCCGAGCACGAGTTCTGGAACGATCGGGCTTCCATCGCGGTCGGCGTCAGCAACCTCCTGGACCCCGGCCACTACGAGGGGCGCAGCAAGTTCTACGCTCAGGCCGAAGTCCCGCGGATGGTCTACGCCGAGCTGCGCATCCACTTCGATTGA
- the rnhA gene encoding ribonuclease HI produces the protein MKEVTIHTDGSSRGNPGPGGYGVVLRHGATRKELAGGFRRTTNNRMELLACIVALRALREPCQAEIHSDSQYVVNGVTKGWAKSWRSRGWRKADKKRPENVDLWRELLDLLEKHEVRFHWLRGHAGHPENERCDQLATRAADQPDLPPDQGYETAGSAAELFGD, from the coding sequence GTGAAAGAAGTGACCATCCATACCGACGGCAGCAGCAGGGGCAATCCCGGTCCCGGCGGCTATGGCGTCGTCCTGCGCCACGGCGCGACCCGCAAGGAACTGGCCGGCGGCTTTCGCCGGACCACCAACAACCGCATGGAACTGCTCGCCTGCATCGTGGCCCTGCGGGCCCTCCGCGAGCCCTGCCAGGCCGAGATTCACAGCGACTCCCAGTACGTGGTCAACGGTGTGACAAAGGGCTGGGCCAAAAGCTGGCGAAGCCGCGGCTGGCGAAAGGCGGACAAGAAACGCCCGGAAAACGTCGATCTCTGGCGAGAACTGCTCGACCTGCTCGAAAAGCACGAGGTCCGCTTCCACTGGCTTCGCGGCCACGCCGGCCATCCGGAAAACGAGCGCTGCGACCAGCTCGCCACCCGCGCCGCCGACCAGCCGGATCTTCCGCCCGACCAGGGCTACGAAACCGCCGGCTCCGCCGCCGAGTTGTTTGGCGACTGA
- a CDS encoding universal stress protein: MIKLARILYPTDFSELSLAALKYAQEFARQFDAQLHCLHVVDEAYHYWLALGPDGVPVGPDPNELLRSTEAQMQQFVGEHLAEAPKLVAKVVTGRPFIEIIHYAREQAIDLIVIATHGRSGLRHVLMGSVAERVVRKAPCPVLTCRAAEHEFVMP; the protein is encoded by the coding sequence ATGATCAAGCTGGCGAGGATTCTTTATCCGACGGATTTTTCGGAACTGTCCCTGGCGGCGTTGAAGTATGCCCAGGAATTCGCCCGGCAGTTCGACGCCCAGCTCCACTGCCTGCATGTGGTGGATGAGGCGTATCACTACTGGCTGGCCCTGGGGCCGGACGGGGTGCCGGTGGGTCCGGACCCCAACGAGTTGCTCCGTTCGACCGAGGCGCAGATGCAGCAGTTCGTGGGCGAGCACCTGGCCGAAGCGCCCAAGCTGGTGGCCAAGGTGGTCACGGGCCGGCCGTTTATCGAGATCATCCACTACGCCCGCGAGCAGGCGATCGACCTGATCGTGATCGCGACGCACGGGCGGTCGGGGCTGCGCCACGTCCTGATGGGTTCGGTGGCGGAACGGGTGGTCCGCAAGGCCCCCTGCCCGGTCCTGACCTGCCGCGCCGCGGAGCACGAGTTCGTCATGCCGTAG
- a CDS encoding prepilin-type N-terminal cleavage/methylation domain-containing protein, producing MPFLRPFVRGRRSQRRTKGFTLIELLVVVAIIAVLVAILLPALSQAREQARRTICLSNQHQTAVALVAYAGEYDDRFPPGHEGQNASLTFEVFASGHWTGHGLLFATGFLVEPKVLFCPSQREPYFTYPYGWEQTRYYPNYRFTSYLYRVFGQKTGNGYEYEYITGADVDWLSKIQYGALEYPLAMTADILIPRYGDYDLWDWGTDCWPHVRPYVVNVAYSDGHAAAVPVRESDYWRGYYRNTMPERDDFAFLFFKALDQEDFIPLREAFPDD from the coding sequence ATGCCGTTCTTGAGGCCTTTCGTCCGCGGCCGCAGGTCTCAGCGGCGGACGAAGGGGTTCACGCTGATCGAGCTTCTGGTCGTGGTGGCGATCATCGCGGTGCTGGTGGCGATACTGCTTCCCGCGTTGTCGCAGGCTCGCGAACAGGCCCGACGGACGATCTGCCTGAGCAATCAGCACCAGACGGCGGTGGCGCTGGTTGCGTACGCCGGCGAGTATGACGACCGCTTTCCTCCAGGCCACGAGGGACAGAACGCGTCATTGACCTTCGAGGTCTTTGCCTCGGGTCATTGGACAGGTCATGGGCTGCTGTTCGCCACGGGCTTTCTGGTCGAGCCGAAGGTTCTGTTCTGTCCGAGCCAACGGGAGCCGTATTTCACCTACCCCTACGGATGGGAGCAGACTCGTTATTACCCCAACTATCGCTTCACCAGCTATCTGTACCGGGTGTTCGGCCAGAAGACAGGAAACGGGTATGAGTATGAGTACATCACCGGCGCCGACGTCGACTGGCTCAGCAAGATCCAGTACGGCGCTCTGGAATACCCGCTGGCGATGACCGCGGACATTCTCATTCCTCGATATGGCGATTATGACCTGTGGGACTGGGGCACGGACTGCTGGCCCCATGTTCGACCGTACGTGGTCAACGTCGCCTACTCGGACGGCCATGCCGCGGCGGTGCCGGTGCGGGAGTCCGACTACTGGCGCGGGTACTACCGCAACACCATGCCGGAACGGGACGATTTCGCCTTTCTCTTCTTCAAAGCCCTCGACCAGGAGGATTTCATTCCGCTTCGCGAAGCCTTTCCGGACGATTAG
- the trpB gene encoding tryptophan synthase subunit beta produces MQPAAAKTVPDEKGRFGPFGGQFVPETLMGALEQLDREYRRAKDDPDFHRELDWYLEHFVGRPSRLYHARNLSRRLGQAKVYLKREDLNHTGAHKINNTLGQVLLALRMGKKRIIAETGAGQHGVATATAAAVFGLPCEVYMGSEDIRRQELNVYRMKLMGTKVVPVESGQRTLKDAINEAMRDWLATVETTHYVFGSVAGPHPFPMLVRDFQSIIGREIRQQMQAAEGRLPDVCIACVGGGSNAAGMFYDFIEDKAVQLIGVEAAGHGIASRLHSASISAGTPGVLHGSYSYVLQDGEGQTLPVHSVAAGLDYPGVGPEHSYWNETGRVEYVSATDDEAIEAFRLLSSTEGIIPALESAHAVAYALKLVPKLKKDTLVVVNVSGRGDKDCMEVLRVEELKGKQLQG; encoded by the coding sequence ATGCAGCCTGCGGCGGCCAAAACCGTGCCCGACGAGAAGGGACGCTTCGGACCCTTCGGCGGGCAGTTCGTGCCCGAGACGCTCATGGGCGCTCTCGAGCAGCTCGACCGGGAATACCGGCGGGCCAAGGACGACCCGGACTTCCACCGTGAGCTCGATTGGTACCTCGAACACTTCGTCGGCCGTCCGAGCCGGTTGTATCACGCCCGCAACCTCAGCCGTCGGCTGGGCCAGGCCAAGGTCTACCTCAAACGCGAGGACCTCAACCACACCGGCGCCCACAAGATCAACAACACGCTCGGCCAGGTCCTGCTGGCCCTGCGAATGGGCAAGAAGCGCATCATCGCCGAAACCGGAGCCGGCCAGCACGGGGTCGCCACCGCGACCGCCGCCGCCGTCTTCGGCCTGCCCTGTGAGGTCTACATGGGCAGCGAGGACATCCGCCGCCAGGAACTCAACGTCTACCGCATGAAACTGATGGGCACGAAGGTGGTGCCTGTCGAGTCCGGCCAGCGGACCCTCAAGGACGCGATCAACGAGGCCATGCGGGACTGGCTGGCCACCGTCGAGACCACGCACTACGTGTTCGGCTCGGTCGCCGGTCCGCACCCGTTCCCGATGCTCGTCCGCGACTTCCAGTCGATCATCGGGCGCGAAATCCGCCAGCAGATGCAGGCCGCTGAGGGGCGGCTGCCCGACGTCTGCATCGCCTGCGTGGGCGGCGGAAGCAACGCCGCCGGCATGTTCTACGACTTCATCGAGGACAAAGCCGTTCAACTGATCGGCGTCGAAGCCGCCGGTCACGGCATCGCAAGCCGGCTCCACTCCGCCAGCATCAGCGCGGGCACGCCTGGTGTGCTTCACGGATCCTACAGCTACGTCCTGCAGGACGGCGAGGGCCAGACGCTGCCGGTCCACTCGGTGGCCGCCGGCCTCGACTATCCCGGTGTCGGCCCGGAGCACTCATATTGGAACGAGACCGGCCGCGTCGAATACGTCAGCGCCACCGATGACGAAGCCATCGAAGCCTTCAGATTGCTCTCCTCGACCGAGGGCATCATCCCCGCTCTCGAGTCGGCCCACGCCGTGGCCTACGCCCTCAAGCTGGTCCCCAAGCTCAAGAAGGACACGCTGGTGGTGGTCAACGTCTCGGGGCGGGGCGACAAGGACTGCATGGAAGTGCTGCGGGTCGAGGAACTCAAGGGCAAACAATTGCAGGGCTGA